In Pedobacter sp. WC2423, the following are encoded in one genomic region:
- a CDS encoding response regulator, producing MKEEKIAIAIVDDHTLFRKGMVSLLEESDEINILFDASNGIEMISMLTQHPLPQVILMDINMPQMDGYEATKWLSSNHPQIKVLALSMYDDDKPIIEMLKSGAGGYLLKESKTSDLITAIKTIASHGYFMNNLVSGKLIRSLQENNTAKTLLQEISVNERKFLEHCCSEFTYKEIADKMNLSPHTIDNYRESLFQKFEIKSRTGLVLFALRNELIKL from the coding sequence ATGAAAGAAGAAAAAATAGCTATTGCAATTGTTGACGACCATACTTTATTTAGAAAAGGAATGGTTAGCCTGTTAGAGGAATCAGATGAAATTAATATCCTTTTTGATGCTTCCAATGGAATAGAAATGATTAGCATGCTTACGCAGCATCCTCTTCCTCAGGTGATTCTGATGGACATCAATATGCCGCAAATGGACGGATATGAGGCTACAAAATGGCTTTCCAGTAACCATCCGCAAATTAAAGTACTGGCTTTAAGTATGTACGATGATGATAAGCCCATCATCGAAATGCTTAAGAGTGGTGCCGGAGGGTACCTGTTAAAAGAATCTAAAACCTCAGATCTGATTACCGCAATCAAAACCATAGCCTCACATGGCTATTTTATGAATAACCTGGTTTCAGGAAAGCTAATCAGATCTTTACAGGAAAACAATACTGCAAAAACCCTGTTGCAGGAAATTTCAGTAAATGAACGCAAATTTTTAGAACACTGCTGCTCTGAATTTACTTATAAAGAAATTGCCGACAAAATGAACCTTAGTCCGCATACGATAGATAATTACCGCGAATCTCTCTTTCAGAAATTTGAAATAAAATCACGTACAGGACTTGTTTTATTTGCACTTCGTAATGAGTTGATTAAACTATAG
- a CDS encoding RagB/SusD family nutrient uptake outer membrane protein: protein MALTISLSGCTKLDEKLNGQIGNGGINSGNVADLLNGSYKAMRSPFQGPFGFWALQEFPSDEAIVPTRAGDWDDNGAWRALHLHRWEADHTRISSSFRDLNGVSYAATNVLLYNPTPVQAAEARFLRAFAQFSILDGWGQVPYREPGDDVSLPSKVRKAPEEIAYLIAELTAIIPSLPDGANYLANKDAGKMLLMKCYLNKGAFLNRALPTFDAAEMAKVITLADEIINSGKYQLAKNYFDNFAPNNDAISKENIFTSQNIGGSDAGGVRDMWTMPLHYNQKPNGNNGFSTLSDFYKKFEASDQRIGGAYAGVTNISGVKVGFLIGQQLDEKGAVIKDRRNNNLIFTPEVSNVETDPNHLEVAGIRVIKYPIDYTYGSTGKADNDWVYYRYSDVLLMKAEAQLRTGLGGPALTVVNGLRTVRGASLLGSLTLDNLLDERGREFFWEGVRRQDLIRFGKFLTPWQEKQVDNPRNLVFPIPDNQLSNPNYVQNAGY, encoded by the coding sequence ATGGCACTGACAATATCCTTGTCGGGCTGTACAAAATTAGATGAGAAATTAAACGGACAAATTGGCAATGGCGGAATTAACAGCGGGAACGTTGCCGATTTATTAAATGGAAGTTATAAGGCTATGCGTAGTCCATTTCAGGGACCATTTGGTTTTTGGGCATTACAGGAATTCCCTTCAGACGAGGCTATTGTTCCTACAAGAGCTGGTGACTGGGATGACAATGGTGCCTGGCGTGCTTTACACTTACATCGCTGGGAGGCAGATCATACCCGTATTTCCAGTAGTTTCAGGGATCTGAACGGTGTAAGTTATGCAGCTACAAATGTATTGTTATATAATCCAACACCTGTACAGGCAGCTGAAGCGAGATTTCTTCGTGCATTTGCACAGTTTTCTATTCTGGATGGCTGGGGACAGGTTCCTTACCGTGAGCCTGGAGATGATGTGAGTTTACCTTCGAAGGTTAGAAAAGCACCGGAAGAAATTGCTTACCTGATCGCAGAACTGACGGCAATTATCCCTTCACTTCCTGATGGGGCTAATTATCTTGCAAATAAAGATGCAGGAAAGATGTTGCTGATGAAGTGTTACCTGAATAAAGGCGCATTTTTAAATCGTGCGTTACCAACTTTTGATGCTGCTGAAATGGCAAAAGTTATCACACTCGCTGATGAAATTATCAATTCTGGTAAGTATCAGCTGGCAAAAAACTATTTTGATAATTTTGCACCAAACAATGATGCGATTTCTAAAGAAAATATATTCACATCCCAAAATATTGGTGGTTCTGATGCTGGTGGGGTAAGAGATATGTGGACAATGCCATTACATTATAATCAAAAACCAAATGGTAATAATGGATTCTCAACTTTATCTGATTTCTATAAGAAATTCGAAGCATCTGATCAGCGTATTGGCGGGGCTTATGCCGGAGTAACTAATATTTCTGGGGTTAAAGTGGGCTTTTTAATCGGTCAGCAATTGGACGAGAAAGGTGCTGTAATTAAAGACAGACGTAATAACAATCTGATCTTTACTCCAGAGGTAAGTAATGTGGAGACGGATCCCAATCACCTGGAAGTTGCCGGTATCCGCGTTATCAAATATCCTATTGATTATACCTATGGTTCAACTGGAAAAGCTGACAACGACTGGGTATACTACAGATATTCAGATGTGCTTTTAATGAAAGCTGAAGCGCAGCTGAGAACAGGTTTAGGTGGTCCTGCGCTGACTGTTGTTAATGGACTGAGAACTGTAAGGGGAGCCAGTCTTTTGGGAAGTTTAACGCTCGACAATTTACTGGATGAACGTGGACGTGAGTTTTTCTGGGAAGGTGTAAGAAGACAGGATTTAATCCGTTTTGGTAAATTTTTAACACCTTGGCAAGAGAAACAAGTTGACAATCCGAGAAATCTGGTTTTCCCTATACCAGATAATCAGTTGTCTAATCCTAATTATGTCCAGAATGCAGGGTATTAG
- a CDS encoding M1 family metallopeptidase — translation MNIKPVIYKRAVLQTMFFIASAIAMPAFAQHKPEDPSLKIYRGSAEKINDLIHTKLDVRFDYKKRYLYGKEWVTIKPHIYATDSLRLDAKGMDIKTVAVVRNGKNIPLKYTYDSLSLAIKLDKTYQHTENYTIYIAYTAKPDELKIAGGAAITDAKGLYFINPDSAVKDKPVQIWTQGELESSSAWFPTIDRTNQKTTNEISMTVPGKYVTLSNGRLASQQKNSDGTRTDTWKMELPHSPYLFMMAVGDFKIYRDKWRDKEVNYYLEPAYAPYAKDIFGFTPEAIEFYSKILGVDYPWNKYSQIVVRDYVSGAMENTTATLHGAYVQGTARELADRYYDKGRSTIVHELFHQWFGDYVTAESWSNLTVNESFADFSETLWAEHKYGQDTGDDHNNEAMEVYLENPENAKKDLVRFHYHDAMDMFDAVSYKKGGRILNMLRHFLTPDVFFKGLNIYLKTNAFKNGEAQQLRLAMEEASGKDLNWFFNQWYYGAGHPVLDISYKWDEATKTQFVYLNQTQEGKAFQLPMAVDLYNGTKKERHQIWMRSKSDTLTFKVAAQPELVNVDADKITLSKKTDHKSIREFLFQYQHAPLYMDRLEAIDAATAQQTLPEARQILVAALQDKYYGLRLRTMNSINPENTVLVNAAIPFILKIAKEDDNNLAKAQALKIISTTKDAAQQLSLFEAGLKSNSYAVQGASLFAMVNLKPGESLNMAKAFEKDNKGDLTKAMIAVYAKNGSDTEWPFVFKNFKESDPQTQFDMLKDFAFMTARIKSPEYAQQGINALKEIGVKYKAQGAAPVILNIMDQLKKVRQEQNDSSSVKLIGEAQQQINDQK, via the coding sequence ATGAATATAAAACCAGTAATTTATAAGCGTGCAGTTTTGCAAACGATGTTTTTTATCGCTTCAGCTATTGCAATGCCTGCCTTTGCACAACATAAACCGGAGGATCCTTCTTTAAAGATTTACAGAGGTAGTGCGGAAAAGATCAACGATTTGATTCATACTAAACTGGATGTCAGGTTTGATTATAAGAAACGTTATTTATATGGAAAGGAATGGGTAACCATCAAACCTCATATTTATGCGACGGATAGCTTAAGACTGGATGCAAAAGGAATGGATATTAAAACCGTTGCAGTGGTCAGAAATGGCAAAAACATCCCGCTTAAATATACTTATGATAGCCTTTCTCTGGCGATTAAACTGGATAAGACTTATCAGCACACGGAGAATTACACCATTTATATAGCTTACACAGCAAAACCCGATGAGTTGAAAATTGCGGGTGGTGCGGCGATAACGGATGCAAAAGGACTTTATTTTATCAATCCTGACAGTGCCGTGAAGGATAAGCCGGTACAAATATGGACACAGGGTGAACTGGAAAGCTCTTCTGCCTGGTTCCCGACTATTGACAGAACAAATCAGAAAACTACCAATGAAATCAGTATGACTGTACCGGGTAAATATGTTACCTTATCTAACGGCAGACTGGCTTCGCAGCAAAAAAATTCAGATGGTACCAGAACAGATACCTGGAAGATGGAACTTCCTCATTCTCCTTATTTATTCATGATGGCGGTAGGTGATTTTAAAATCTACCGGGATAAATGGCGCGATAAAGAAGTTAATTATTACCTGGAACCTGCATATGCACCCTATGCCAAAGATATATTTGGCTTCACTCCTGAGGCAATCGAATTTTATTCTAAAATTTTAGGGGTAGATTATCCATGGAATAAATATTCACAAATTGTAGTCAGAGACTATGTAAGTGGCGCGATGGAAAATACAACAGCCACACTGCATGGTGCTTATGTACAGGGCACTGCCCGCGAACTGGCCGACAGATATTATGATAAAGGAAGAAGTACCATTGTTCATGAGCTGTTTCACCAGTGGTTCGGGGATTATGTAACTGCCGAAAGCTGGAGCAATCTTACTGTCAATGAATCTTTCGCAGACTTTAGTGAAACTTTATGGGCAGAACATAAATATGGACAGGATACGGGCGATGACCATAACAATGAGGCGATGGAAGTTTACCTGGAAAATCCAGAAAATGCAAAGAAAGATCTGGTACGTTTTCATTATCATGATGCAATGGACATGTTTGATGCCGTTTCCTACAAAAAAGGTGGCCGTATCCTGAATATGCTCCGTCATTTTTTAACGCCTGACGTATTTTTCAAAGGATTGAATATTTACCTGAAAACCAATGCCTTCAAGAATGGCGAAGCACAACAGCTGCGTTTAGCTATGGAAGAAGCAAGCGGAAAAGATCTGAACTGGTTTTTCAATCAGTGGTATTATGGCGCCGGACATCCTGTGCTGGACATCAGCTATAAATGGGACGAAGCGACAAAAACACAATTTGTTTACCTGAATCAAACGCAGGAAGGAAAAGCATTTCAGCTACCTATGGCTGTAGATCTATACAATGGCACGAAGAAAGAACGCCACCAGATCTGGATGCGAAGTAAATCAGATACTTTGACTTTCAAGGTTGCTGCTCAGCCTGAACTGGTTAATGTAGATGCAGATAAAATTACATTAAGCAAAAAAACAGATCACAAGAGTATCAGGGAATTTTTATTCCAATATCAGCATGCCCCATTATATATGGACAGACTGGAAGCAATAGATGCTGCTACTGCACAGCAAACACTTCCGGAAGCCCGGCAAATACTGGTGGCTGCTTTACAGGATAAATATTATGGCTTACGCCTGAGAACGATGAACAGCATCAATCCGGAAAATACCGTGCTTGTTAATGCTGCAATACCTTTTATTCTTAAAATAGCTAAGGAGGATGACAACAATCTTGCGAAAGCTCAGGCATTGAAAATAATCAGTACCACTAAAGATGCAGCGCAGCAATTGTCACTTTTCGAAGCAGGTTTAAAGAGCAATTCTTATGCAGTACAGGGCGCATCCTTATTTGCCATGGTCAATTTAAAACCAGGCGAATCATTAAATATGGCTAAAGCTTTTGAAAAAGATAACAAAGGGGATTTAACAAAAGCTATGATTGCTGTTTATGCAAAAAATGGCAGTGATACAGAATGGCCTTTTGTTTTTAAAAACTTTAAGGAAAGTGATCCGCAGACTCAGTTTGATATGCTTAAAGATTTCGCTTTCATGACTGCCCGCATCAAAAGCCCGGAATATGCACAACAAGGAATTAATGCATTAAAAGAGATAGGCGTCAAATATAAAGCTCAGGGCGCAGCACCGGTTATTTTAAATATAATGGACCAACTCAAAAAAGTTCGTCAGGAGCAAAATGATAGCTCTTCTGTCAAACTTATCGGAGAAGCACAACAGCAAATTAATGATCAGAAATAA
- a CDS encoding YgcG family protein, translated as MQKYRLLFSILFSFLIQAGYAQNKYTVAEIPDPKASGSGYVSNPDFILSTAGVDSLNRTITDLEQKTKVEIAVVVVHDFDAAQEEYDFTLQLFRQWGIGKSKANNGLLLFIATDRRQYRFITGYGLEGLLPDAALKRIGDHFLIPAFKEADYSKGVVSALTTIAAYLNQPANQKELSQLLPADAGHRNKWLWTIAGTILVIVLFTIVFLGIKKKTPEISKSKAAAKTNGYDKAIGCGCGGLFMILVAAGFITGFTVGYGWVKSLDISIIPVVLYAVLAIMLFARYLNAISVLRKTYQDELNFNQAVKALNRSSVFYLVASPLILIAMVIEAYRRSQSANRFKPQLDSQNKQMSRVDRDQTKHAKSFLTKGQLKEEQLEVNHYEIWLSSDQAEHKIINYPGSNFADFTVCPECSAKTLSKERLITLKKATYTREGEGKDVKICENCGYEEFIKAVVIAVLTRSDDSSSSGSGSSSSSSSSSSSSSWGGGSSGGGGAGGSW; from the coding sequence ATGCAGAAATATCGTCTTCTATTTTCTATCCTGTTTTCTTTTCTTATTCAGGCTGGATATGCCCAAAATAAATATACAGTTGCAGAGATTCCTGATCCAAAGGCCAGTGGAAGTGGTTATGTAAGTAATCCTGATTTTATTTTAAGTACTGCCGGTGTTGATTCTCTGAACAGAACCATTACTGATCTGGAGCAAAAAACAAAAGTTGAGATAGCTGTTGTGGTTGTCCATGATTTTGACGCAGCCCAGGAGGAATATGATTTTACACTGCAACTTTTCAGACAATGGGGAATAGGAAAAAGCAAGGCAAATAATGGTCTTTTATTATTTATTGCTACTGACCGCAGACAGTATCGTTTCATTACGGGATATGGCTTGGAGGGATTGCTGCCAGATGCCGCGCTCAAAAGAATTGGAGATCATTTTTTGATTCCTGCTTTTAAAGAAGCAGATTACAGTAAAGGGGTGGTTAGTGCTTTAACTACAATTGCTGCTTATCTAAACCAGCCCGCAAATCAAAAAGAGCTCAGTCAGCTGCTACCTGCGGATGCTGGTCACCGCAATAAATGGCTATGGACGATTGCAGGTACAATATTAGTCATTGTCTTATTTACCATTGTATTTCTTGGAATTAAGAAAAAGACTCCTGAAATTTCCAAGAGTAAAGCTGCAGCTAAAACAAATGGCTATGATAAGGCTATAGGGTGCGGATGCGGTGGTTTATTTATGATTTTAGTAGCTGCAGGTTTTATTACCGGGTTTACTGTTGGTTATGGCTGGGTAAAGTCTTTGGACATTAGTATAATACCTGTTGTGCTTTATGCTGTTTTAGCTATCATGCTTTTTGCCAGGTATTTGAACGCTATCAGCGTTTTAAGGAAAACGTATCAGGATGAGCTGAATTTTAACCAGGCTGTGAAAGCATTAAACCGGTCTTCAGTTTTCTACCTGGTTGCCTCTCCGTTAATTTTAATCGCTATGGTTATCGAAGCTTATCGCAGAAGCCAGTCAGCCAACCGTTTTAAGCCACAGCTGGATAGCCAGAATAAACAGATGAGCAGAGTAGACAGGGATCAAACTAAACATGCGAAATCTTTTTTGACTAAAGGTCAGCTTAAAGAAGAGCAATTAGAGGTGAACCATTATGAAATCTGGTTGAGCAGTGACCAGGCAGAACATAAAATCATTAATTATCCAGGTAGTAATTTTGCGGATTTTACAGTTTGCCCTGAGTGTAGTGCCAAAACTTTAAGTAAGGAACGATTAATCACGCTTAAAAAAGCAACCTATACCAGAGAAGGTGAGGGAAAGGACGTTAAAATATGCGAAAATTGCGGCTATGAAGAATTTATCAAAGCGGTTGTCATTGCTGTATTAACCAGAAGTGACGATTCCAGTTCATCAGGTTCTGGAAGCAGTAGTTCCTCTTCCTCAAGCAGCAGCAGCAGTAGCTGGGGTGGCGGAAGCAGCGGCGGCGGCGGTGCCGGAGGCAGCTGGTAA
- a CDS encoding HipA family kinase codes for MNTNELQLRTVSVTRYVTPLREGGSMPAIAEADDDFLYVLKFRGAGQGVKALIAEIIGGEIARALGFRVPEIVLANLDEAFGRTEPDEEIQDLLKSSVGLNLALHYLSGAITFDPTVTTIDARLASQIVWLDCLLTNMDRTARNTNMLIWHKELWLIDHGASLYFHHSWQNWEEQAQRPFALIKDHVLLPWATELEVVDAEFSAIITNELIHAVVNLIPAEWLSEEQTFSSAEEHRNAYARFLELRIARSEIFVKEAQNARQSLI; via the coding sequence ATGAATACTAACGAACTTCAACTCAGAACCGTCAGTGTGACCCGTTATGTTACGCCGCTACGCGAAGGAGGATCTATGCCTGCTATTGCAGAGGCCGATGATGATTTTCTCTATGTCCTTAAGTTTCGCGGTGCGGGACAAGGAGTTAAGGCATTAATTGCAGAAATTATCGGCGGTGAAATTGCCCGTGCACTTGGGTTCAGAGTGCCTGAAATTGTGCTTGCTAATTTGGATGAGGCCTTTGGCCGGACAGAGCCAGATGAAGAAATCCAGGATCTGCTTAAATCCAGTGTAGGACTTAATCTTGCACTGCATTATTTGTCTGGTGCAATTACATTTGACCCGACAGTAACCACTATAGATGCCAGGCTAGCCTCGCAAATTGTCTGGCTGGATTGCTTGCTGACCAATATGGACCGCACTGCCCGCAACACCAATATGCTGATCTGGCATAAAGAATTATGGCTGATTGATCATGGCGCTTCTCTTTATTTCCACCATTCGTGGCAAAACTGGGAAGAGCAGGCACAGCGTCCTTTTGCCTTGATTAAAGATCATGTGTTATTACCATGGGCTACAGAACTGGAAGTCGTAGATGCTGAATTTAGTGCAATAATCACTAATGAACTCATTCATGCTGTAGTCAATCTTATTCCAGCAGAGTGGTTAAGTGAAGAACAAACTTTCAGTTCGGCAGAAGAACACCGGAATGCCTATGCACGGTTTTTGGAACTGAGAATTGCCAGGTCAGAAATTTTTGTAAAAGAAGCACAAAATGCAAGACAGTCACTTATTTGA
- a CDS encoding DUF3037 domain-containing protein: MQDSHLFEYAIIRVVPRVERDEFMNVGVILYCAKQKFLQAEILLNKEKLSAFSKTTDIHEIESNLQALKEICAGGKQSGPIGQLDPASRFRWLTAMRSTVLQTSRVHPGFCKDASEKIIMLLEEQVL, encoded by the coding sequence ATGCAAGACAGTCACTTATTTGAGTACGCGATAATCCGCGTTGTACCCAGGGTAGAACGTGATGAATTTATGAATGTTGGTGTTATCCTGTATTGTGCTAAACAGAAATTTTTACAAGCAGAGATTCTGTTAAATAAGGAAAAACTAAGTGCTTTTTCTAAAACTACAGATATCCATGAAATTGAAAGCAATCTCCAGGCTTTAAAAGAGATTTGTGCAGGTGGAAAACAGAGCGGGCCAATCGGTCAGCTTGATCCGGCCTCACGATTCCGCTGGCTTACAGCAATGAGAAGTACTGTGCTCCAGACTTCCAGAGTACATCCCGGATTTTGTAAGGATGCCAGTGAGAAGATTATAATGTTGCTTGAAGAACAAGTACTTTAA
- the sufC gene encoding Fe-S cluster assembly ATPase SufC, giving the protein MLSIKNLHANIEGKEILKGINLEVKAGEVHAIMGPNGSGKSSLASVLAGRENYEITEGEVWLDGKNLLDMKPEVRAREGVFLAFQYPVEIPGVSNINFLRTALSEIRIHRNLPPLSAKEFLKMTKEKQALVEFEAKLANRSLNQGFSGGEKKRNEVFQLAMLEPKLSILDETDSGLDIDALRIVSNGINKLRSAANAFVLITHYQRLLEYIVPDFVHVLYNGQIVRSGTKELALELEEKGYDWLKEEFHGNESINKI; this is encoded by the coding sequence ATGTTATCAATAAAAAATCTTCATGCGAATATTGAAGGAAAAGAAATCTTAAAAGGAATTAATCTGGAGGTAAAAGCCGGTGAAGTACATGCGATTATGGGGCCTAACGGGTCGGGCAAAAGTTCATTGGCATCTGTGCTGGCGGGTCGTGAAAATTACGAGATTACTGAAGGTGAAGTTTGGCTGGACGGTAAAAACCTGTTGGATATGAAGCCTGAAGTACGTGCGCGTGAAGGTGTTTTTCTTGCATTTCAATATCCTGTGGAAATTCCTGGAGTATCGAATATTAACTTCTTAAGAACTGCTTTAAGCGAAATCAGGATTCACCGTAATCTTCCGCCGCTTTCCGCTAAGGAGTTCTTGAAAATGACGAAGGAAAAACAAGCTTTGGTAGAATTTGAAGCCAAATTGGCTAACCGTTCTTTAAACCAGGGTTTTTCCGGAGGAGAGAAAAAAAGAAACGAAGTATTTCAGTTGGCGATGCTGGAACCAAAATTATCAATTCTGGATGAAACAGATTCAGGACTGGATATTGATGCTTTACGTATTGTATCAAATGGTATTAATAAATTGCGTTCTGCAGCTAATGCTTTTGTACTGATTACACACTATCAACGCTTATTGGAATATATCGTGCCTGATTTTGTACACGTATTGTACAACGGTCAGATTGTGCGCTCAGGTACAAAAGAACTGGCATTGGAGCTGGAAGAAAAGGGATACGACTGGTTGAAAGAAGAATTCCATGGCAATGAATCAATAAATAAAATATAA
- the sufB gene encoding Fe-S cluster assembly protein SufB, with protein sequence MMEKDDLMLEQLANREYEFGFVTAIDMDISEIGLNEDTVRFISAKKNEPQWLLDWRMKGFKAFQKQEMPQWQNFKMPEIDFQSISYYAAPKQQAKYASLDEVDPELLRTFEKLGIPMSEQKQLAGVAVDVVFDSVSVTTTYKKHLNELGIIFCSISDAVKEHPELIQKYLGSVVPHTDNVFASLNTAVFSDGSFVYIPKGVRCPMELSTYFRINAENTGQFERTLIIADEDSYVSYLEGCTAPMRDENQLHAAVVELIAMKGAEIKYSTVQNWYPGDKEGKGGIFNFVTKRGACRGERAKISWTQVETGSAITWKYPSILLQGDYSSGEFYSVAVTNNMQIADTGTKIYHLGAHTKSRIISKGISAGQGQNSYRGLVQMGPKAAYARNFTQCDSLLIGDRCGAHTFPYIESKNNTATIEHEATTSKIGEDQVFYLNQRGIDAEQAIALIVNGYAKDVLNQLPMEFAVEAQKLLSLTLEGSVG encoded by the coding sequence ATGATGGAAAAAGATGATTTGATGCTCGAACAACTGGCAAACCGTGAATACGAATTTGGCTTTGTTACAGCAATTGATATGGATATTTCTGAAATCGGACTCAACGAAGATACAGTAAGGTTTATTTCTGCAAAAAAGAATGAACCCCAATGGCTACTCGATTGGCGCATGAAAGGTTTCAAAGCTTTCCAGAAGCAAGAAATGCCGCAATGGCAAAACTTTAAGATGCCCGAAATTGACTTCCAGTCTATTTCTTATTATGCCGCTCCCAAACAACAAGCCAAGTATGCCTCACTGGATGAAGTAGATCCTGAGTTGCTGCGTACCTTTGAGAAATTAGGCATTCCGATGTCAGAACAGAAACAACTGGCAGGCGTTGCTGTGGATGTTGTATTTGATAGTGTATCGGTAACTACCACTTATAAAAAACACCTGAATGAGCTTGGAATTATTTTCTGTTCTATCAGTGATGCTGTTAAAGAACATCCTGAACTGATACAAAAATATCTGGGTTCTGTAGTCCCGCATACAGACAATGTTTTTGCTTCTTTAAATACTGCTGTATTTTCGGATGGATCTTTTGTATACATTCCTAAAGGAGTAAGATGCCCGATGGAACTTTCTACCTATTTCAGGATTAACGCTGAAAATACGGGTCAGTTTGAACGTACATTGATTATTGCTGACGAAGATAGTTATGTAAGTTACCTGGAAGGATGTACTGCTCCGATGCGTGATGAAAATCAATTGCATGCTGCTGTAGTAGAACTGATTGCAATGAAAGGTGCGGAGATCAAGTATTCTACGGTACAAAACTGGTATCCTGGAGATAAAGAAGGAAAAGGCGGTATCTTTAATTTTGTGACCAAGCGTGGTGCCTGTCGTGGTGAGCGTGCTAAAATTTCATGGACACAAGTAGAAACTGGTTCAGCAATTACCTGGAAATACCCAAGTATCCTATTACAAGGGGACTATTCTTCAGGAGAGTTCTATTCTGTTGCTGTGACGAACAATATGCAGATTGCAGATACCGGAACAAAAATATACCATCTTGGAGCCCATACTAAAAGCAGGATTATTTCTAAAGGTATTTCTGCCGGACAAGGACAAAACAGCTATCGCGGTTTAGTGCAAATGGGCCCCAAAGCTGCTTATGCACGGAACTTTACACAATGTGACTCTTTATTAATTGGTGATCGTTGCGGTGCGCATACTTTTCCATATATCGAATCTAAAAACAATACAGCAACCATAGAGCATGAAGCTACCACCTCTAAAATCGGAGAAGATCAGGTGTTTTATCTGAATCAGCGTGGAATTGATGCAGAACAAGCCATTGCGTTAATCGTTAATGGATATGCAAAAGATGTACTGAATCAATTGCCAATGGAATTTGCAGTAGAAGCTCAAAAATTACTTTCTCTTACACTCGAAGGCAGCGTAGGGTAG
- a CDS encoding sensor histidine kinase: MQISSKELILLIAIITFIFLIAPLFLIIYIFLYNKKKAKHLEEKEVLKKTFELELLKSQVEVQEHILQTIAGDLHDNIGQLLSLTSMTLSSIKADHLREEKINTAAELTQRAIKELRQLSKKMNGQELIKKSLGHAITYELDWLKKGLAYEIQFTDNSTHSILIHADKELIMFRLFQETLSNILKHAQATRIFITIDQTKDELSLFIQDNGKGFLLEEKLKASDGLGLANLQKRTLMMDGNFKINSTPGKGTAIQISIPYQ; this comes from the coding sequence ATGCAGATATCGTCAAAGGAATTAATTCTGTTAATTGCCATCATTACATTTATTTTCCTGATTGCCCCCCTTTTTCTGATTATTTATATTTTTTTATATAATAAAAAGAAAGCGAAGCATCTTGAAGAAAAAGAAGTACTGAAGAAAACATTTGAATTGGAATTACTAAAGAGTCAGGTAGAAGTGCAGGAGCATATCCTGCAAACTATCGCAGGTGATCTGCATGATAATATAGGCCAGTTACTGAGCCTGACCAGTATGACATTAAGTTCTATAAAAGCAGATCATTTAAGAGAGGAAAAAATTAATACTGCAGCAGAATTAACCCAGCGCGCAATTAAAGAATTGCGGCAGCTCTCCAAAAAAATGAACGGACAGGAACTGATTAAAAAAAGTCTTGGACACGCAATTACTTATGAACTGGACTGGCTCAAAAAGGGGCTGGCTTACGAGATTCAGTTTACAGATAATTCCACACACTCTATTTTAATACACGCTGACAAAGAACTGATTATGTTTCGGTTATTTCAGGAAACCCTGAGTAATATTCTTAAGCATGCGCAGGCTACCCGGATCTTCATCACCATTGATCAGACAAAAGATGAGCTATCTCTTTTTATACAGGATAATGGAAAAGGTTTCCTCCTGGAAGAAAAGCTAAAAGCCAGCGATGGTTTAGGACTGGCCAATCTTCAAAAGAGAACATTGATGATGGACGGAAACTTCAAAATCAACTCCACCCCGGGTAAGGGCACAGCTATTCAGATTTCAATTCCTTATCAATAA